One region of Emys orbicularis isolate rEmyOrb1 chromosome 4, rEmyOrb1.hap1, whole genome shotgun sequence genomic DNA includes:
- the CTR9 gene encoding RNA polymerase-associated protein CTR9 homolog → MSRGSIEIPLRDTDEVIELDFDQLPEGDEVISILKQEHTQLHIWIALALEYYKQGKTEDFVKLLEAARIDGNLDYRDHEKDQMTCLDTLAAYYVQQARKEKNKDNKKELITQATLLYTMADKIIMYDQNHLLGRACFCLLEGDKMDQADAQFHFVLNQSPNNIPALLGKACISFNKKDYRGALAYYKKALRTNPGCPAEVRLGMGHCFVKLNKLEKARLAFSRALELNSKCVGALVGLAVLELNNKEADSIKNGVQLLSRAYTIDPSNPMVLNHLANHFFFKKDYGKVQHLALHAFHNTEVEAMQAESCYQLARSFHVQEDYDQAFQYYYQATQFASSSFVLPFFGLGQMYIYRGDKENASQCFEKVLKAYPNNYETMKILGSLYAASEDQDKRDIAKGHLKKVTEQYPDDVEAWIELAQILEQTDIQGALSAYGTATRILQEKVQADVPPEILNNVGALHFRLGNLGEAKKYFLASLDRAKAEAEHDEHYYNAISVTTSYNLARLYEAMCEFHEAEKLYKNILREHPNYVDCYLRLGAMARDKGNFYEASDWFKEALQINQDHPDAWSLIGNLHLAKQEWGPGQKKFERILKQPSTQNDTYSMLALGNVWLQTLHQPTRDREKEKRHQDRALAIYKQVLRNDPKNLYAANGIGAVLAHKGYFREARDVFAQVREATADISDVWLNLAHIYVEQKQYISAVQMYENCLRKFYKHQNTEVLLYLARALFKCGKLQECKQTLLKARHVAPSDTVLMFNVALVLQRLATSVLKDEKSNLKEVLNAVKELELAHRYFSYLSKVGDKMRFDLALAATEARQCSDLLSQAQYHVARARKQDEEERELRAKQEQEKELLRQKLLKEQEEKRLREKEEQKKLLEQRAQYVEKTKNILMFTGEVEGSKEKKRGGGRRSRKGGEFDEFVNDESDEDLPVSRKKKRRKGSGSEQDGEEEDGERKKKKRRRPQKGDDGTDDEENENGPRPKKRRPPKAERKKAAKPERLPPSMKGKIKSKAIISSSEDSSDEDKLKIADDGNARNSNSDSDDAEQQRNKRIMSDSDSDNRNKSGSEVGSPRRSSAHPSDEDSDSDRSAGKKRRSDSEQSDNESVQSGRSHSVQSGRSHSGGSENESRPASRSGDSDRDSNRGSDNEGSGRESGNESEPEASNIEGSEHGSEGGSDDSD, encoded by the exons TTGGAATATTACAAACAAGGAAAAACAGAAGATTTTGTGAAACTGTTGGAAGCTGCACGAATAGATGGTAACTTGGATTATAGAGACCATGAAAAAGATCAGATGACATGCTTGGATACTCTGGCAGCATACTATGTACAGCAGGCACGGAAGGAAAAGAATAAAGACAACAAGAAGGAGCTTATTACGCAAGCTACCCTGCTGTATACTATGGCTGACAAAATTATCATGTATGATCAG AATCACTTGTTGGGAAGAGCCTGCTTCTGTCTGCTGGAGGGTGATAAAATGGACCAGGCTGACGCCCAGTTTCATTTTGTGCTCAACCAGTCTCCAAATAATATTCCAGCCCTCCTTG GTAAAGCATGCATTTCGTTCAACAAGAAAGATTATAGAGGAGCCCTTGCCTACTACAAGAAAGCACTGCGAACCAACCCAGGTTGTCCAG CTGAGGTTCGATTAGGCATGGGCCATTGCTTCGTGAAACTGAACAAGTTGGAAAAAGCTCGTCTGGCATTCAGCAGGGCTCTGGAGCTCAATTCGAAATGTGTAGGGGCTTTGGTTGGATTGGCTGTTCTAGAGCTCAATAACAAAGAG GCTGATTCTATCAAAAATGGTGTTCAACTCCTTTCTAGAGCTTACACAATTGATCCCAGTAACCCAATGGTGCTGAACCACTTGGCTAATCACTTCTTCTTCAAAAAG GATTATGGTAAAGTCCAGCACTTGGCTCTCCATGCTTTCCATAATACAGAAGTTGAAGCTATGCAGGCAGAGAGTTGCTACCAGCTGGCCCGGTCTTTTCACGTACAG gaagaTTATGACCAAGCTTTCCAATACTACTACCAAGCCACACAGTTTGCCTCATCCTCTTTTGTATTACCATTTTTTGGATTGGGTCAAATGTACATTTATCGGGGGGACAAGGAGAATGCATCACAATGCTTTGAAAAAGTTTTGAAAGCCTACCCTAACAATTATGAGACTATGAAAATCCTTGGATCTCTTTATGCTGCTTCAGAAGACCAAGACAAACGAGATATTGCAAAA GGTCACTTGAAGAAAGTCACAGAACAGTATCCAGATGATGTAGAAGCGTGGATTGAACTAGCGCAAATCCTTGAGCAGACTGACATACAG GGTGCCCTCTCAGCCTATGGAACAGCAACACGCATCCTTCAGGAGAAAGTGCAGGCTGATGTCCCACCAGAGATTTTGAATAATGTGGGTGCTCTCCATTTTAGGCTTGGAAACCTAGGTGAAGCAAAG AAATACTTTTTGGCATCTCTGGATCGTGCTAAGGCAGAAGCTGAACATGATGAGCATTACTACAATGCTATCTCAGTAACAACGTCCTATAATCTTGCCAGATTATATGAGGCAATGTGTGAATTCCATGAAGCAGAAAAGctatataaaaacattttaagagaACATCCTAACTATGTTGACT GCTATTTGCGCTTAGGAGCTATGGCTAGAGATAAAGGCAATTTTTATGAGGCTTCTGATTGGTTTAAAGAAGCACTTCAAATAAATCAG GACCATCCAGATGCTTGGTCTTTAATTGGTAATCTTCACTTGGCTAAACAAGAGTGGGGTCCAGGACAGAAGAAATTTGAAAGGATATTGAAACAACCATCCACACAAAATGACACTTACTCCATGCTGGCTCTTGGTAATGTCTGGTTGCAAACTTTGCATCAGCCCACCAGGGATAGAGAGAAG GAAAAGCGCCATCAAGATCGTGCACTAGCAATCTACAAGCAAGTACTTAGAAATGATCCAAAGAATTTGTATGCTGCTAATGGCATAG GAGCTGTATTGGCACACAAAGGATATTTCCGTGAGGCTCGTGATGTTTTTGCCCAAGTGAGAGAGGCAACAGCAGATATCAGTGATGTGTGGCTGAATTTGGCACACATCTACGTAGAACAGAAGCAGTACATCAGTGCTGTGCAGATG TATGAAAACTGCCTCAGAAAGTTCTATAAGCATCAGAATACTGAAGTATTGTTGTACTTGGCCCGAGCACTCTTCAAATGTGGCAAATTACAGGAATGCAAACAGACTTTGCTGAAG gctagacaTGTAGCACCCAGTGATACAGTCCTTATGTTTAATGTGGCTCTAGTGCTACAGAGGCTAGCCACCTCTGTCCTGAAAGATGAAAAAAGTAACCTGAAGGAAGTACTAAATGCTGTGAAAGAACTGGAGTTAGCCCACAG ATACTTCAGTTATTTAAGTAAAGTAGGAGATAAAATGAGATTTGATTTGGCTCTTGCTGCTACTGAAGCCAG GCAATGCTCTGATTTACTGAGTCAAGCTCAGTATCATGTGGCTCGTGCACGCAAGCAGGATGAAGAAGAGAGAGAACTGCGTGCCAAGCAAGAACAAGAAAAGGAGTTGCTCCGCCAAAAACTGCTTAAAGAACAG GAAGAAAAACGCCTCCGAGAGAAAGAAGAACAGAAGAAACTTCTGGAACAAAGAGCCCAATATGTGGAGAAGACCAAGAATATTTTGATGTTCACTGGAGAAGTAGAAGGATCGAAGGAGAAGAAACGTGGTGGCGGAAGG CGTTCCAGAAAAGGAGGAGAATTTGATGAGTTTGTCAATGATGAGAGTGACGAAGATCTGCCTGTGTCCAGAAAGAAAAAGAGGAGGAAAGGCAGTGGTAGTGAACAAGATGGTGAAGAAGAAGATggagagaggaagaagaaaaagaggaggag ACCCCAGAAAGGAGATGATGGAACTGAtgatgaagaaaatgaaaatggcCCAAGACCTAAAAAACGACGTCCACccaaagcagagaggaaaaaGGCT GCCAAGCCAGAACGTCTGCCTCCTTCAATGAAGGGAAAGATCAAATCAAAAGCCATAATTTCATCTAGTGAAGATTCTTCTGATGAGGATAAACTCAAAATTGCTGATGATGG aaatgccAGGAACAGCAACAGTGATTCTGATGACGCTGAACAGCAGCGCAATAAACGCATCATGTCGGACAGCGATTCAGATAACAGAAACAAGTCTGGTAGTGAGGTAGGTAGTCCACGGAGGTCCAGTGCTCATCCATCTGATGAGGATTCTGACAGTGACAGGTCAGCCGGAAAGAAGAGACGGTCAGATTCAGAACAGTCTGACAATGAGTCTGTGCAATCTGGGAGAAGCCACTCTGTACAGTCGGGAAGAAGTCACTCTGGTGGCTCAGAGAATGAATCTCGTCCAGCTTCTCGCAGTGGTGATTCAGACAGAGATTCTAATAGAGGATCTGACAACGAGGGCTCTGGCAGAGAGTCTGGCAATGAATCTGAACCAGAGGCATCCAACATTGAGGGGTCTGAACATGGATCAGAAGGTGGATCAGATGATAGCGATTAG